The segment TTGTGCGCGAGTGGACACTTCAGCGGCCAATCGCGGAGGTTGTCGTCTCCCACAACGAGTACGCCACCTTGCTGAACCGAGTGGTCGAAGACCTCGGCATCGATTACCTCTACATCTCTTCCGTGATCGGCCATTCGCTCGATGCGTACGCTCTCGACCTGCCGATAACCGTCGTCTACCACGACTACTTCCCGTTCTGTCCCGCGCTCAACGTATACTTCGGAGCGATCTGCCAGACCTGTAGGCGCGACGAGCTTGCTCATTGTCTCCGTGAGAACCCGTTTTCGCGCATTTTTCGGCGACATGACGAAGCCTACTGGACCGAGGTCCGCGAGGCCTTCTTTGAGCGATTTGAGCGGCGCGCTGCGCACCACGTAGCACCCACCCGAGGTGTCGTCGAGAATCTCCGGCGGCTCGATACACGATTCGAGCGGTTTGACTTCTCGATCATCCCACATGGTGTGGCATTCGCGAAGGGCAATGCCTTTGGCGGCGCGGACGACGGCCGTTGTCTCCGCTTGATCGTCCTCGGCCACCTCCACCTCGGCAAAGGTCTCGAGACCATACGGCGGATCTTCGACGTACTCCGCTGCCTCGCGGACCTCTATTTCGTCGGCAGCGGACAGGGAAGCAACGCATTTGCGAATCGTTTCGGAGTGCATGTGACCCCGTCCTACGACCACGCCGCCCTGCCCGAGATCCTTACCTCGATCCGTCCAGACGTGGCGCTACTTCTGTCCGCGGTACCCGAGACTTTTTCCTTCACGCTATCGGAACTCTGGGCCCACAACGTCCCCGTGGTGGCGACCCAAGTGGGGAGCTTCGCCGAACGGATCACACCGGAGCTCGACGGCTTCCTCGTCGGGGGAGCGGACGAAGCGATCGCGGACCAGATCGTGGAGCTCGATGCCCACCGCTGCCGGCTGCGTCGGGTCGCCGACTACTTGGCCTCGCGCGGCGTTCGAGACGTCGGCGCGGAGATCGACGACTACTACAAGCTCCAATCGGGGTTCGCGGACGCGCTGGAGCGTCGGATCGAGAGTCGACTCGCTTCTGAACGACGCTGAGGTCGAAGCTCGACTCCATCACGCCGAACCGGTTGCCCTCGAAATCCCCGCGGATATCCAAGTCTTGTTGCGAGCGAAGCAACGGGCGTGGCAGCGGTCAGCGCGCACAGGGGCTATCTCCTGATTCCATTGTTCATCGCGGCGCGCGTGCTGCACAGATGTCGCGACCGACCAGGGCCGGCACGATCACGAGGGTCGCAAGAACGATCAGGTACGCCGGAACGCGTAACGATCGATCGACGCCAGGGTGAGAGGAGGAACCATGTACAGCACCGGGATCCCGCACAAGGCGCCGACCTGCCGATGCCACAGCACCACGGCCACGAGCAGCCCGGCGAGCGTTACCAGGCTCGCGAAGACGACCAACTGATCGTACGGCACTGCCAGCGTGCGGATCCCGGCCGAGGGGCCCGGCAGTAGGAGCCGGGAGGATCTTCGATAGCAGCGATGATCTTCAAGGTGCCACCGCCCCGGGGGCACTGGTCGGCGTCGATCTCGAACACCCGTTTACGAAAGCCCTTCCTGGCTTTCGCCCTTCGGGCCGGCATTCGCCGTTCAAAACCGCTCCGCTGTAACAAACTTCACCAAGATGGAGGGATAATCAAATGGAATGGAAAATGATGGCGTTCATTTATGCCTCTTTTTGAATTCCAACATGGATATAAATGTGAATATTGAAAGAGCGGTCGTTGTATAGAAAAGCAACCTAGCGTCCGCAGCATTACCATATACAACAAGGCCGGCAAAATAAAAAATGGCCGACAGGAAAATGGTCAAATAGCCTGCCGTCAATGCTCTAACCCGAACCATGTAAATGAAAGAGCCGATTGAGATGAGATATAAGAACCAAGGCCTAAAAAAAGGCAGTTGAGAACCATGAACTATGTACGCGGAGGCTGCGTCACGTAGTGAAGATTCCGGCAAACTGTATCCGTAATCATTGTTGTCAATTGACGGATGCGTAATTAGGAATTGAGCCCCTTTGTTCGCTCCAACCAGATATTTTGTCAGTTGGAGTTTGTGATTGAAAAAGCAAACGGGATGATGCAGCGCAACACTAAGCCATATTTTGTCGATTCTACTATAGACATCCCGCCTATCCAGCAAACCTTTTGAAAGGTTTGCATGCCTTGGGTCATACACACTTCTTATTTCAGTAAGAGACAAAGTTGGTGCCACGTCGGCGAAAAGATTACTACCCACACACAGGCTCGCTCCAGCAACATCAAGGACTCGTACAGATCGAATAATGATATCACTACTATTACTCAGCCTCTCAAAGTTAGGAAGAGAATAATTATCCAACAGAGTTTTCGTGATAAAAACTGTACTTGTTAGCACCGAGCCCAACAAAATTACACCCAGCCATAAATGTATGGGACGCTTCAGCACACGTGAGCATACGACCAACGCAAGGTAATAAAGCAATGGAACGGCGCCAGTGATGGCGTTATGCCGTGAGCAAACGCCGAAAAATATTATGAACAGTGCCAGCAACAATAAAAAAATAAACCACCACCTGTTTATTACAGACCTCATGAACGCGATGACAGCAAAGCCTGCCAGAAAAAAAGCTGCCATCAGAACGTCCTTCCAAATAACCGCTACAGTGCCAAGCACTACAGGAATACTTAAATAGATAAGCAAGAATGTCGTTGCGTAGGCAATTGTTTTTGTAAAAAGAAATAGGACAACAAAAATAGAAAAAAGCAGAAGGAATACCTGAGAAAAATGCATTGCAGATGGATTGTATGACACCAGATCAACAACGCGCCAGACGTAACTGACCATCGGCGGCCACAGCGAATCTGTTACCCCGTTTCTTGCACCGCGAAGCGCATATAGGGTGTCATACGACATAAACCCTGGATAGAATAACGCAGCAACCCCTAGGGACATCAACAAGGGTATCGTTAATAAGTAGACTTTCTCTCTTTCTAGCCGCATTTTGTCGCCCGTAAATTTTCTACACCCCAAACGCGGCAAGGGCCAGAAGAACACTAACGAGGCTTCGCCTCAGACCGACGAGACATGTTATCCTCTTCCGACATAGTCGCTGGTCGAAACCTCTCGACCTTTCGCCCGACACGATGGCCAATCATCGCCCTACAGGTGGGCGCGTAGCGGCTGCCGACCACGGGACGCTGGGCTTCAAGGCAACTGCCATCATGGGGAGCGTCGAGATCAGTTAAGATCGTCGAACGGGCATCTGCCCCCGATCTTCTCCTAAACTGCTTATTTGGGGGAGAGGGGTTAGTGTGCAATCCTGTTCAAAACTTGACTCATGTACATCGTATTTCATGATGCAAGTACTCTAGTGATGCAGCAAGTGAGGCGTTCGCCGGAGACGCCGTTCTGAGCACCAGCAACGCGCCGCTCTGCGGGATTAAGCTGGTCAGCATCGCCTCGACTGCCGCGGTCCCGGAGCCGGTGAGCAGGACGGCGGCGTAGTGCTCCGGCGCAAGGCCAGAGACGCCGAGGAGCCGCGCTCGGATATCGTCCTGTAGATCGCCGCACCGGCCGCCGTGGCCACGGCATCGCCCTCGTTTGCCGAGGAGATATAGGTGAGCCGCTCGTCGTTGATGACGTAGTTGATGAAGGGCGTGAGGAACGAGCAGGGGACACAAGCATACCATTCGATCCCGCGGCTGCGCGCGGCTTCGACGAAGTCCTGTGCTTCGATCATCCTCGTCCGTTCCGAAGTACGAGCCTGCCTTACGGTGCGAGCCGGAAAAAACTGCCAGCAGTTACTGGAGGTCCGGGTAGAGGGCGACGAGACCCAGCTCGCGCGTGATCTCTCGGAGGGCGGCCTCGCCGGTCTCGCGGGTCGCGAGCGAAGGATCGCCGCGCGCACCGATCCGACTCCAGTCTGGGCCGGAGCCCGGGTCGACATCGAAGACGACCGGCTGGTAGAAGACGGTCGCGGGGGCGTCCGGCGCATGGCCGTAGTCGGCCTCCGCCCGCTCCATCCGCACGGCGTCCGGCTCGATGGCGAGGACGAGCGAGGTCTCGAGTTCGTCCGCATGGCCGCCGAGCTTCTGGCGGAGCCGCGGCCGGACGGCTCGCCCAAGGGTGGCCAGGTCGGCGATCGCGACCCGCACGCCGTGGACCGCATAGAAGTCCCGCACGACGATCCGGATCGGCGCCTCGGTCGAGACCCCGGTGTTGATGATCGCCAGCCGGCGCGCCCCTTGGCCGACAAAGCCC is part of the Pseudomonadota bacterium genome and harbors:
- a CDS encoding glycosyltransferase; its protein translation is MFDVLRCLADLYFVGSGQGSNAFANRFGVHVTPSYDHAALPEILTSIRPDVALLLSAVPETFSFTLSELWAHNVPVVATQVGSFAERITPELDGFLVGGADEAIADQIVELDAHRCRLRRVADYLASRGVRDVGAEIDDYYKLQSGFADALERRIESRLASERR
- a CDS encoding creatininase family protein yields the protein MLGAFLEDLSWPEAGARITAGAVVVVPVGAAAKEHGPHLPLRTDYLVARELGRRVAEALPVLVAPVISFGYYPAFIRYPGSQHLRADTFMALVTDVLTGFVGQGARRLAIINTGVSTEAPIRIVVRDFYAVHGVRVAIADLATLGRAVRPRLRQKLGGHADELETSLVLAIEPDAVRMERAEADYGHAPDAPATVFYQPVVFDVDPGSGPDWSRIGARGDPSLATRETGEAALREITRELGLVALYPDLQ